CAAGAGCCAGCTTGAACTTTCCATGCAATGACCTCAAGAACCCCACAGAGCCAGGGACAGGGAAAAGATCATCCTTTGCCAGCGCAAGAAATAACCTGTGCTTCTTCGCAATAAGCTTCCTGACATCAGCCTTCAAGCTGAAATGACCCAATAAGTTTGCCATTCCGACCTTATCTGAAAGGCCCAGGACAAGCCTGTCATAAACAGCCTGATCCAACACTTTCCCATGATCCGCAAAGACAGCGCTGAATGCCCTGAAATGCAGCTTCTCGCTGTCTGCCAATACATTGTCCAGATCAAAAATCACAGCCCTTATCATTTTCCCTCAATGATACCGATTATCATTGACCTCTTCTCCTCCAGTATCACCTTGTTGTCAGCCTCAATCCTCAGCCTGACAAGAGGTTCTGTATTCGATTTCCTCAGGCTGAACCACCAATCATCATATTCGATGTACACACCGTCGATGTCAGAGCTCCTGCCGTCAGAGAAAGCAGACTTGACCCTGCTGAGAACCATGTCTGCATCATCAACCACCATGTTTATCTCTTCAGTATGCGCGTACCTGTCGATCGGAGCAATGAGCTCAGAAAGCCTGCGCCCGCTCTTTGCCAGTATCGCCAATGCCTTGACAGAGCAGAACAGACCGTCGTCAATGCAGAAATTATCCCTGAACATGACATGACCTGAGAATTCCCCTGCAAGGATGCCTCCCTCATTGACAAGCTTCTCCTTGTAGAAAGGGTTTCCCACCCTCATCTTTATCGGGATGCCACCATCCTTCCTGACATCTTCCTCCACTGCTTTTGAAAACCTCAGGTCATAATACACCTTTTCGCCCTGATGATGCTTCAGCTCATCAGAAGCCAGCAGGGCAAGAAGCATGTCCGGGAAAACCAGTTCCCCTTTCTCGTCGACAAACTGGCACCTGTCAGCATCACCATCAAAGAAAATGCCGCAATCGGCCTTCTCCATTACAACCCTCTTCTGGAGATCCCTGAAATTCCCGATCTCATGAGGATTAGCCGGATGATTCGGGAAAGACATGTCCATCTCAGGATACATGTGGATCGCCTCCACAGGCAAGGAATCGAACAGGGGCCTGGCAGTCAGGGCACCCATGCCATTGCCGTAATCAAACACAATCTTAAGATCCCTGATGCCTTCTGCAAATCCTTTCACATGATCAAGATAATCCTTAAGCACATCCTTCTGATTGATACTGCCTTTTCTTGCATCATCAAAACTGCCCTTCTCGACCAGTCCCCTGATCTGATCAATGCTGTCTGAATGCATCTGGACACCCTTAGGCCTTATGAGCTTGAATGCATTATACTGCGCCGGGTTGTGAGAGGCGCTTATCATGATGCCGCCTGAGTAATTGAAATTGGCAACAGAGAAGCTCAGCATAGGTGTGGTCACGAGCCCTATATCAACAACATCAGCACCCTGGTCAGTTATCCCATCAGTCAAGGCCTTGAACAATGAGGGTGATGATCCCCGCATATCCCTGCCAACAACAACTGAATCACACTTCAGAAATGCAACAAATGCCCTGCCTATCTTATATGCGAGCCTCTCATCAAGCTCAACAGGGTACACGCCCCTTATATCATATGCTTTGAATACAGATATCCAAATCACCTCACTGCATGGTCAGATAATACAAATGATACAAATAATGCATATGATGCAGATATTTGATATTATAAAACTTTCTATTTAAATAGAGTGTGTGTCACTACTGAAGAAAAATAAATCAATCAGAAATCATTTCGGTATCAGATATTATTCTGTAATATCATTTCACAATATCATTTCACAATACTATTTTGCAATTCATTTCGTGAGATTCAAGGAGAATTCCTGATGATCTATGGCCTGCTCTTCACCATCAATCCTCGCAGAAACATCATATTTGCACGACATCTCATTAACAGCAGAGAAGTCAGCTAACTTGAACTCGAAGTTGAAAGCAGCGAACCCGCCTGGGAACATCCTGGAGACATACACCCTCTGCTTCGGGAAGGTAATATCCTTGTAATCCACCAGAAGCCAAAGGCCGCCATAGGTCTTGATATAAACCCCGTTATTTGCACAAAAAAGAGCTGGAGTGACCAACTGCATCTCCTGGTCCCCTGCATTATCAATCCTGAACTGGACATAAAGATTCTTATCAATATCACATGTGTAATCAGCCTGATTTGAACATGAACAGGCTTTGTCAGAACACAGCTTGCCATCACCCATGTAATAAATAGTATCAGTGGGACAGAGATCACAGGCTTCTGCAGGAGGAGGAGTCTCATTCTTTGGCTCTTGCTTTGCTGGAGCAGGAGGGACATATGGCTGAGCATCATCTGTAGAAAAATAATCAACAACCTTTGTGCATCCTCCGACAAGCATAGCAGCAACTAGGACAAACAAAACATACCTGAAAAAATATCTATGGTGATCGATTGTATCCCTCTTTTAACACTCTGATGGATTAATTATTTAAATAGTTATTGATACTGGGCATCCATGGACAAGAAGATCGGACAGAATTTCCTCAAGAACACTGATATCGCAGGAAAAATAGTGAAGGCTCTTGAGCTCAAAAAGGGAGAGAATGTGCTGGAGATAGGCCCAGGAAAAGGAATCCTGACAAGGATAGTCTCAAGAACAAACAAGATCACAGGGGTAGAGCTGGACAAAAGCCTGGAGCTGCATATCCCAAACACAGATATCATCTATGGCAACTTCCTCGAGACAGAGCTTGATGGGTTCGACAAGATAATCTCAAACCTGCCCTATGACATAACAGAGCCCTTCTTTGTCAGGCTGAAGAGCATGAGATTCAAGAAAGGTGTGTTCATGATCGGAGAGAACTTCTATGGGATCATCAAAGACAGGATCGGCAGGATGGGAAACATGATATGGGCTTATTTCGATGTCGAGCATATCATGGAAGTAAGCAAGAAGGAATTCTACCCACAGCCCAAGACCAGATCCGATGTGATATCTGTCATCCCGATCCCAAAGCAGGACATCAAGGAAAGCAAAAGGAGATTCTACAGAGAGATATTTGACCAGGATGACAAAAAGCTCAAGAATGCACTGCGGGAAGCCCTGACAAGGATAGGCATGACAAAAAGAGAAGCAAAAGAGGATATCGGAAAACACTTCCTGCCAACACTTGATTTCTCTGAAAAAAAAGTGGATATGCTGAGCAACAGCGAGATGCAGAGATTAGATGGATGCATAACAAAAGCGATAAAAAACAAAAAAATCAATATCTCCTCCTGACTGCAAAAAATACGAGAATACAGCAAGTGAAAGTGAACAAGGCAGTCAGCAATGAGAACTCCGGAGCCTGGCTCGATACAGAATTCAAGTAACCCGGGGTTCCGCCATTCTCAGTTGATTCAAGCCACGACGTGCTGGCATTATTGTCCAGAGAAGCATCAATGAGCTCCAATGTATAATTGCTGGCACCGCCCCATGAGCTGTTGTAGAACACAGAGTCCATGACCAAATCTGATGCATCCCTCATCTCCAGGAGCTCTCCTGTGTTTGACAGGGAGCTCCATGTGGAATCAAAAAGTGTTCCTGAGAATGAAGGGAAATCCAGCAGGAACTGGTCAGCATCATCAGTGATTATAGCGTATGAACCGGCAGGAAGAGTGCCTGAGCCCTGGATTAGTGTAAGGGAATGAGCTGATCCACCCTCGTAGAACCTGAACCCTGTCATGTCGACAGAGGTCTGCTCATTGAAGAGCTCCACCCATTCATGACCTGAATCAGTGCCTGCCGGATCATACATAATCTCGTTTATCACGAGAGCATGAACAAAACCTGCAAATAATATCATTGAAAACACAAAAATCAGCATCTTCAGTCTTGGTTTTATCATAAAATCACCCTTGAAAATCAAAAGGCATGGGATTTAATATCCTTTTCTGGCCAGAATCCAGAAAGGTTTTCCTGATATGGGAAACCCTCTGTCTGCTGTGAAATTATTCTGGAAAAAATCCCGAAAATCAGAAGTTCTCCGGAAAACGTGCCGTCTCAACGCATCATCCTCGCCAAAAAGACAGAAAGGACAGAGATGAAAAAAACTGATGATAACGCCGACAAGAACAATGAAATGATCCTGAGGAAATCCTGCGTAAAACTCACAAAAAGGCCATGCGGCAGAAAGGCAGGAGATATCAGTAGCATGAGCAGGATCGAGATGACATACGGATTCATGCCGAATCTGGCAATCGGGATTGACCGGGTGCATATCAATGCAGATGATATTATCAGGATACTCGCAGACAATATCAGCATATGGAACCTGACAGGGAAGATGCCTTTGATGAACAACCACAGCAGCCAGCAGAAAATTCCGGAGTGCGATACAACAAGGAAATCCTTCACCTTCTCCTTCATGAGCAGCCTGCCGAGGACAAGCAGAGAGACCAGGAAGAGAGCTGAGACAATGTATATCAAGCGAACCCACCGACAAAACCCTTGATGAGAATCAGCAGAACAATGAAGCCTGATGACAAGACTATATGGAGGAAGAGCCTTGAGGAATCCTCACCACCCCTGCGGACCTGCAGGAGCTCGACTGCCACGGATACCAGCACCAGATAGACAAGACAATATGCTTCAGGAGACATGGATATATCAATCACCTATGGATTCATTAATCTTAGGCATGAAAAACCGGAAATTTTTTATATCTGGGATGCCAGGATCATGACATGCTGAAAACACCAATAATCATGATCAATTTCAAGGCATATGAACAGGCGATCGGGGACAAGGGTGTGCAGCTGGCGCAGATCTGCGAGATGGTGTCAGTCAAGAGGAACATACCCATCGCGGTCGCTGTGCAGACAGCAGACATCTACAAGATGAGCCACACAGTCAACATACCTGTGCTTGCGCAGCATGTCGACGCTGACGAATTCGGAAGCCACACAGGAAGCGATATTGCCGAGGACATAGAGCAGAACGGGGCTGTGGGCACACTCCTCAACCATTCAGAGCACAGGATGAGGATCGATGTGCTTGAGCAGAGCATTGACCGGGCAAAAAAAGCAGGGCTTGCTACAATTGTGTGCGCCAACACACCAGAGATTGCAGAGGCAGTTGCTGTATTCTCTCCTGATTTCATCGCAGTCGAGCCGCCAGAGCTGATCGGTGGGACCATTTCTGTGTCTTCGGCAAAGCCTGAAGTGATCACAGAGACAGTGAAGCTCGTAAGGAAGGTGGATAAGAGAATCAAGATATTGTGCGGAGCAGGAGTCCACACAGCAGAAGATGTGAGGATTGCGCTGAAACTTGGGACTGACGGAGTGCTTCTTGCATCAGGGATCACAAAGGCATCTGATCCTGCAAGTGTCCTGAATGAGCTGTGCGACGGCATAAGGAAACCCCTTCTCAAACAGGTATAGACAATTAGGACTACCCTAAAATAGTAAATTATATAAATATCTATTATTGCCTACTGACACATGGATCTTGTCAACATAATAAGGGAATCAGAACCGATCCTCGCAGAGCTTGGACAAGCTACGGCAGTAGGCCTGCCAGCATATATAGGAATGTGCGCATTGAGGGGCGCACGCAGAGGGACTGATGTGATACAGCAGTTTGCAAGCCCGATAAACATAGGTGTTGGACTGGCTGCAGCAATAGTCTATGCATATTTTCATGAGTTAGATATGACTGCACTGCATCACACCTCAGGCATGGTATGGCAGCTGACAGGAGCAGGGGCAGCAGGGGCTGCAATGGGCAGTGTGATAAGACCATTCTACAGGGCGACATTAAACCAGGCACAAGGGTTCATCGCAGACTTTCCGCAGAACTCCCCGCGCGGTGCAGCAATCGGAGCAGCAATCGGACCTGTATTGTACGGGATAGCACATGGGCTCATGAAGTACCTGTGAGAACATCACAGAACCAAGACACTACTTGACTTCCACATAGATCTTCTTCACAGGAGCATACTCATTGCCCCCATCATATGTGACAAAGGCATCAATGACATAAGTGCAGGCCATAGTCTCCTTCTTCGCCCTTACAGCGACGAGAAATATGAACTGGTCATTGTTCCTTATCGGCTGGGAGATGACAAGGCTCTGGGATGCTGTGGTGATCTCCAAGGAAGTGGCATCGCACCCCGCAATGGATTTTGGGACTAAAGTCAGGGTGAATGTGTTCTCTGGGGCCGTGTTCAGCACATTGAGCACGCCGACACCATAGGTCGCGACCTCTGCCTTGCTTATCTCCTTCCTGTTGACAGGAACAGCAACCTTGCTCCCGTCATAGAGCAGGGACTTTATCTCTCTCTCAGTGGCGGTGTCAAGCTGGAGCTTCAGGGATTCGGCTTTCGTGAAGAACTTGGCCATCAGATAGAAGCTGCCGCTCAATATGACAATAGAAAGTATCATTATCGTCAGGAAGTTTATCGATAGTTCAAAACCCTTCTTAGATGTCAGCATTGGCAAAGTTCACCTTTGATCTGAACTGGTATTCCTTTATCTCATCAAACACATTCTCCATCTGGCCGCCGAATTTCGAATACTGATATGCACAGTGCACCCTGACCTTGACCTGCTTCTGGGACTCCTCATCCTCACCCAGAGGAAAATTCACAGGGATGCTGAAGGACTTCATGTCCCTTATCGACTGCAGGGTATTTTCAGAGAACAGATCAATCTTGCCCAAGAGCAGCTCCCCTTCGACAAGCTCTATCTTATTTATCGTGACAACAGTGGCAAGATCAGGTGAAACAGACACAAGCTCAAGCTTTATGTCAAAAGAGTCCTTGTTGACATTGAACGGATCATTGAAATTTGACTCCATGTTTATCTTGAACTTCGTGTACGAAAGCTCTGCCGAAAGCGTGCTGAGGCTCTGCTGGGCAAGCTTCGACTGACAGTCATTCTGGTAGCAGACAGCTGTCATATGGTCTGAGATCTGCCCATCGCACGGCCCGCAGTCGCCCGGACAGGAACACTTGTTCTCATTCGATTCGCAGATGAAGTTGCCGCACCTGTTGGGTATAGGATCATGGGTGCAGAGCAGAGTTCCCTCGATGCACTCATCCTTTGTAGCCGGATTATTGTCATTGCAGTCCACATCATCACAGACATATACCCTGGTCGGGACCAGGAAATTATATTGTGCAGATGCTTTCTCAGTGAAGGAATCCCTCACAGTCTTCTCTGAACCGAAAGATGTCTTCCTGTATTCATAGAAAACCTTTACGGCGAGTGTCTGGAGACTTTCAGGCTGAGGGAAATCACAGGTTGCTATTATCTCTGTTTTCATAGATGCGCCAGGACCCCACATCGGCCTGTTCAGCTCCTTCTCACCAATGACAAACTCCTTGGCTGCAAAACCTGTGCCTGAAGAGCCCAGTACCTGGATCTTCGATATCATGAAATCCTCTATGCCATCTGACATATCGGTTATCTCGAGCTCCACATCAAAGACAGAGGACTTGACATCAAAAGGCTGGTCAAGAGTCATCTTGATGTCTGTCTTGAAATCAAAAGTCGACTTGGCGAAGGTGACAGGAGTCCTTGTCTTGCTTCCCTTGACATCAAGCGCGCATTGGTCATTATCCGGACCGCAGCTGTATTCAAGGCCGGTAAAAGCAGTCGCATTACCTTTAGGACCGCACTTGCCGCAGTCGACCATGCATGTGCATTCGTTCTCAGAATCCTCGCATACCTTGTTCCCACAGCAGTTCTGCTGAGGACTATACACACATTTTCCGTCAACACATGAGGAATCAAAGCATGTCTTTGCCTGGCAATCGCTTTTCTTCTCGCACTCCTTGCCGCCGCAGCCAGATAGGATTACAGAGAAAACTAGGATTACAAGAAAAAAAATGAAAATCTTACGGTTCATTTTAGGAATTCATATTCCTTAATGATCAGGACCATGAAAAGCACAAGCACAATCGCTCCTGCAACCATATAAGTCAATCCAGACATGATCTGATCAGTGTTGCCGGTCCTCATGATCCAGACACCTGCAGCCATGATACCAAAACCAAGCCAAAGGAACTTGTCAAGGACAAGCTTCATGATCTCAAATTCCTGGGCAGCTGAAAGCCTTTTCTTCATCTTCATGGATATCACCTTACATCAAATGTTATCTGAGTCGAGGCAATGGGCCCCTGAACCGCGTGCACAGACTGGATAGTACATACAACCAGACCCTCAGGCAG
Above is a genomic segment from Candidatus Woesearchaeota archaeon containing:
- a CDS encoding phosphomannomutase/phosphoglucomutase, producing the protein MYPVELDERLAYKIGRAFVAFLKCDSVVVGRDMRGSSPSLFKALTDGITDQGADVVDIGLVTTPMLSFSVANFNYSGGIMISASHNPAQYNAFKLIRPKGVQMHSDSIDQIRGLVEKGSFDDARKGSINQKDVLKDYLDHVKGFAEGIRDLKIVFDYGNGMGALTARPLFDSLPVEAIHMYPEMDMSFPNHPANPHEIGNFRDLQKRVVMEKADCGIFFDGDADRCQFVDEKGELVFPDMLLALLASDELKHHQGEKVYYDLRFSKAVEEDVRKDGGIPIKMRVGNPFYKEKLVNEGGILAGEFSGHVMFRDNFCIDDGLFCSVKALAILAKSGRRLSELIAPIDRYAHTEEINMVVDDADMVLSRVKSAFSDGRSSDIDGVYIEYDDWWFSLRKSNTEPLVRLRIEADNKVILEEKRSMIIGIIEGK
- a CDS encoding lamin tail domain-containing protein, with amino-acid sequence MIKPRLKMLIFVFSMILFAGFVHALVINEIMYDPAGTDSGHEWVELFNEQTSVDMTGFRFYEGGSAHSLTLIQGSGTLPAGSYAIITDDADQFLLDFPSFSGTLFDSTWSSLSNTGELLEMRDASDLVMDSVFYNSSWGGASNYTLELIDASLDNNASTSWLESTENGGTPGYLNSVSSQAPEFSLLTALFTFTCCILVFFAVRRRY
- the tpiA gene encoding triose-phosphate isomerase, with translation MLKTPIIMINFKAYEQAIGDKGVQLAQICEMVSVKRNIPIAVAVQTADIYKMSHTVNIPVLAQHVDADEFGSHTGSDIAEDIEQNGAVGTLLNHSEHRMRIDVLEQSIDRAKKAGLATIVCANTPEIAEAVAVFSPDFIAVEPPELIGGTISVSSAKPEVITETVKLVRKVDKRIKILCGAGVHTAEDVRIALKLGTDGVLLASGITKASDPASVLNELCDGIRKPLLKQV